A genomic stretch from Gopherus flavomarginatus isolate rGopFla2 chromosome 3, rGopFla2.mat.asm, whole genome shotgun sequence includes:
- the ATP5ME gene encoding ATP synthase subunit e, mitochondrial, translating into MVPPVQVSPLIKLTRYSALLVGMLYGKKRYDYLKPVAEEERRIESEEKKKREELERVAKELAEASEESILK; encoded by the exons ATGGTTCCCCCGGTGCAGGTGTCGCCGCTCATCAAG CTCACCAGGTACTCAGCCCTGCTGGTGGGGATGCTCTACGGGAAGAAGCGGTATG ACTACTTAAAGCCTGTTGCTGAAGAGGAAAGAAGAAtagaaagtgaagagaaaaagAAGCGTGAAGAATTGGAACGAGTTGCGAAAGAACTGGCagaag CCAGTGAAGAGTCTATACTGAAATGA